Within the Deinococcus carri genome, the region TAGCTTGATCCCAGTCTCGACAGCTCAATGCAGGCCACAGGGGAACCTGTGGGAAGGGAGGCGTATGCAAAGAAACTGGGGGCTGGTCGGTCTGACCCTGGTCCTGGCCGCGTGCGGTACCCAGAACGGGAACCCCGCTGCGCTGGACAGTGTGGTCGCGGCGACGGGGCAGCTCAGCGCGCAGTCGGTCCTGAGCTGGCAGGCGCTGAGGCAGGGCGACTCGGGCCGCGACGTGGTGACGCTGCAATACCTGTTGCGTCAGGCCGGGCAGACGCTGGCCGCTGACGGTGTGTTCGGCAGCGGCACCGACACGGCGGTCCGCAATTTCCAGCGGGCCAGGGGCCTGGTGGTGGACGGGGTGGTGGGTGGCAACACCTGGGAGGCGCTGATCGTCACGGTGCGCCAGGGCGACAGCAACAACGCCGTGCGGGCCGTGCAGGACCAGTTGCGCAGTGGTTACGGGTACGGGAGCGTGACGGTGGACGGCGTGTTCGGGAGCGGGACCAACACGGCGGTCCGGGATTTCCAGGGCAGGCACGGCCTGGGCGTGGACGGCGTGGTGGGCCTGAACACCTGGCACGCGCTCGTGACGGGAAGCAGCACCGGCGGCACCGGCACCACGGCCAACCTCGCGTCACAGATTCTCGGCAGCAGCCGGATCACGCTGGGGACGAGCAGCAGCACCTCCGGGGGCAGCCCGCGCCAGAACATCGTTGACACCGCGAACGGTCGTCCGGCCCGGCGCGGCTGCGCGAGCGACGCGAACTGCGGCCTCACCGTCGCCCTCAAGCGCTCGATGCTTCAGGGCATGCTGTCGCTGGCGGGCGCGGGGAACTCGTTCTACATCACGTCCATCGCGGGTGGGGTCCATTCCAGCACCTCCGACCACTACGCGGGCCTGGCCTTTGATATCGGCATCTGGAACGGCGTGAGCCTCTCGTCCCCGAACAGCGCGCACACGGCCGCGCGCAACGCCTGCATCGCGGCCGGGTCCGACCCCAGCCAGACCTTCAACGCCTACAACGACCCGACGGGCGGGCACAGCAACCATGTCCACTGCGCCTGGAACTGAGACTCGGTTGCGCCCCCTCGCAGGCATCAGCCAGGCGGGCGGGCAAAGCCGCCCAGCAGAGCGAGAAGCAAGACAGACGGCACGGCGGAGATGGACGCCCCTGCGGCACTTTCTCGTACAGCCGCGCCTCATCCCGTACGACAGGGAGACGAGTTGAACACGTCCATGAATCGCCGTCAGGTGTTGCGGTGGGGAACCTTGCTCGGCGGCAGCCTGGTGCTCGCCAGCTGTGGCCTGAACAAGGTTACGGTGTTCGAGGCTGGCCCTCCCGCCAACGGGCTGGGCGCGCTCGCCGTGTCCTCTCCCGCTATGTCCACCACCACCGACTGGAAGGCGCAGGCCCCCAGGGAAGCGATCACCCTGCTGCCCGCCCGCCCCACGCGCGTGATCGTGCACCACACGGCCAGCGCCAACGTCAGCGACTTCTCGCAGGCGCAGGCGTACACGCTCGCGCGCTCCATCCAGCAGAGCCACTTCGACCGGGGCTGGAGCGATTCCGGCCAGCATTTCACGATCAGCCGCGGTGGGTACGTCATGGAAGGCCGGCACCGCAGCCTGGACGCCGCGCGCGGCGGCACCCAGCATGTGCGGGGTGCCCATTGCGAGGGCTTCAACGACGTGTCGGTCGGCATCGAGAACGAGGGGACCTACATGAGCGCCGCGCCCCCGACCGGGCAGTACGACGCGCTGGTGCGGCTGTGCGCGTGGCTCTGCCAGCAGTACGGCATCCCGGCGACGGAACTGTA harbors:
- a CDS encoding N-acetylmuramoyl-L-alanine amidase, producing MNRRQVLRWGTLLGGSLVLASCGLNKVTVFEAGPPANGLGALAVSSPAMSTTTDWKAQAPREAITLLPARPTRVIVHHTASANVSDFSQAQAYTLARSIQQSHFDRGWSDSGQHFTISRGGYVMEGRHRSLDAARGGTQHVRGAHCEGFNDVSVGIENEGTYMSAAPPTGQYDALVRLCAWLCQQYGIPATELYGHRDFVNTSCPGDLLYARLPQLRRDVAARLGVSVRVWPTTRSGQSGERVRSVQFLLRARGQNVAVDGAYGSGTGTAVSAFQTSAGLTPDTVVGSATWERLILTVRPGDSGDAVRGVQSQLATRGYAVTVDGAFGPATESAVKSFQTAQALTADGVVGPNTWLALVE
- a CDS encoding peptidoglycan-binding protein, with protein sequence MQRNWGLVGLTLVLAACGTQNGNPAALDSVVAATGQLSAQSVLSWQALRQGDSGRDVVTLQYLLRQAGQTLAADGVFGSGTDTAVRNFQRARGLVVDGVVGGNTWEALIVTVRQGDSNNAVRAVQDQLRSGYGYGSVTVDGVFGSGTNTAVRDFQGRHGLGVDGVVGLNTWHALVTGSSTGGTGTTANLASQILGSSRITLGTSSSTSGGSPRQNIVDTANGRPARRGCASDANCGLTVALKRSMLQGMLSLAGAGNSFYITSIAGGVHSSTSDHYAGLAFDIGIWNGVSLSSPNSAHTAARNACIAAGSDPSQTFNAYNDPTGGHSNHVHCAWN